From the genome of Podospora bellae-mahoneyi strain CBS 112042 chromosome 2, whole genome shotgun sequence:
CCAGACATCTTAACCACTTGTTTGGACACAATGCAGAGTCCGACGTGCTGCCTACTCAGGAAGTGCCGCTCACTGATGGCGCTCCTCAGTTTACCCTCTGCCTTTTTTGAGGGCGACCTTCACTAGAGAATCCTGATCATCTTCAGCGCTGGTTTCTCCGCCATCGATGTAGTCCTCAGAATCACCGTCGTAATCCTCATaatcctcgtcatcatccacaaTCACCAGAGTAGCTCTGATCCCTCTGTTCCCTCGACTCTCGGCGGCCTCGTACCACCTACCGGCCATCAATCGTCAGTCAATCTGATACATCTCGGATTCCTTGGCCATATAAAATGTTACACCCGTCATCAGATGGTCTGTTCTTCAACACAGAAGGGAGGCGAGAAGAACCAGGGGTGGAACGTACCAAACAAAACCTCAGAAGGAgcttcatcagcatcatgATGTGGGAGTATCAGTTGGAAATCGTCCGAAAAGACCAGGAATGCACTCGAGGACGAAGCGTTTCGTACGATGAGAAAGTACGAGTCCGGTCCTGGCTGTAAACCAAAAATAGTTGAATCTTGATCCGGCAGCCTTTGTGACatgcaccaccccccacagTTCTGGATTCGTCTCACGTCTCCAGAGACCAGGGCAGTTTGCTTGAGATTCGCGCAGGTGGCTGTATCGTGCAGTTGGGCTTCCACATACGCGCTCACTGGCAACCATGTTGAtacgcccccttttccaaaccCACCTTGCAGATCGGCACACCTCTCTTGAGCAGAGACACTTTGGGAATGTGTGACAGGCATCACACGTGGCCACGTAGTCAGCCGCTGCTCTGTAAGACGcagctccttcttcctgtGCCAAGATGGATGGTAGTGGGGTCTCGGTTACATCCCCAGAACTTTTGGCGAACATACCTTCGTCCAGCTGCCCAAATACATCCGTGAATAGTGCCTTGACCGCATGGAAGAGCAGGTCTTCGAAGTTCAGTTCAACCTCTTCTAGGCCAAGCTCTGCCGCAGCAAACTCTGACCTCAACCACTTGTCGTGAACCTTGATAGTCCCAGGTTCCTTCAGGTATAGTATATTCAACTGCAGTCGTCGTCTTGCCCCGACAATTTGGACTTCAAGTCCAGCCATCTGAGGACAAGCATGGACGCATACCCTGAGTTGTCGGTTGACCAGAACTGCGAACCTCTCTGTAGATACCTGTTCCAGGATTGATGCACGCTGAAACCGTTGAATCTCTTCTTCCGCGGCAGTGTGAAGCGGTTTATACTTGCACAAAATGTCACAGTATTCGCGAGAATTCTCTAAGAGTCTATAGCTCAATCCTTTAACAGCCCTGTAGAAGCAGGGGTTCTGTGAATCATGCCACAAATAATTCGCATTGTAGGCCCTGATGTACTTTATCCTGATCAGCTTTGTTACTTCGTCTCGTTCCTCCGCGATATGATGCCATTTTCGTGAAAAGATCCATTTCATTAGGTACTTCTTGAGTTTCTCAATCATCTCTCTGCTGATATGTCTTGAGGCACTGCCCATTTCGGCAGACCGGGATGTAAACATGGTACTCAATTGCTGGGCCACAGAACACTCCGAACGAGAATTCGTGCCCGCAGAAGACTTGGAATGAGCAGCATCATTTAGAACATCCCACATGGCCTTagcgtcctcctccacgctAGTCAAGGCTTTCTGAGGAAGGCTGTATCCAAACATGGGTTTTCCTTCAAAACCCGTGCCGCAGCCAGAGGAAAGGCCCACGGGTGTATCCTGGTGAAGAAGACCGTATAGGTAGATCAAGCC
Proteins encoded in this window:
- a CDS encoding hypothetical protein (EggNog:ENOG503PCAW), coding for MFGYSLPQKALTSVEEDAKAMWDVLNDAAHSKSSAGTNSRSECSVAQQLSTMFTSRSAEMGSASRHISREMIEKLKKYLMKWIFSRKWHHIAEERDEVTKLIRIKYIRAYNANYLWHDSQNPCFYRAVKGLSYRLLENSREYCDILCKYKPLHTAAEEEIQRFQRASILEQVSTERFAVLVNRQLRVCVHACPQMAGLEVQIVGARRRLQLNILYLKEPGTIKVHDKWLRSEFAAAELGLEEVELNFEDLLFHAVKALFTDVFGQLDEGMFAKSSGDVTETPLPSILAQEEGAASYRAAADYVATCDACHTFPKCLCSREVCRSARWVWKRGRINMVASERVCGSPTARYSHLRESQANCPGLWRRETNPELWGVVHVTKAAGSRFNYFWFTARTGLVLSHRTKRFVLECIPGLFGRFPTDTPTS